AGAGGCTGGGAAATGATAACGGCCGGTGATTGGGACGATGCTCTTTCCGCACTTACGCGTACAGTGGAACTCGCTCCAGATGACGTGCGGAGTCTTGTTCTTCTAGGATGGGCATACTCAGGCAAAGAGATGTACGAGAAGGCAGAGGAGATTCACGCCCACGTGTTAGAGAGGGAACCTGAGCACGCGATGGCCCTGGTCAACCTCGGGTACATATCCTTGAAGAGATGCAACTATAGGGATGCGATCCAGTTCCTCTCAAAGGTCATGAAGCAGGACAGCGATAGTACGGCTCTCATATATGCACACTACTACATGGGACTCGTTTACATGGAAAGGAAGATGCTGGAGGATGCAGTTGGTTTTTTGAAGAAGACTGTTGAAATGGCTCCAAACCTACTTGAGGCATACTACAACTTGGGTCTGGTATATGAAAGGCTGGGTGAGTCCGAAAAAGCCGTGAATATCTGGCAGGACATAGTGGCGATAGACCCCGGTGATAAATGGGCTCAAATGGCTGGAAAGCAGCTTGAGTCCGTTGGGGACTCAAACCCTGAACCCGAGGAGTCCAAGCAGGGCGAGTTTTCGCCTTGACAAACAATACAATGGGAAATAATATACATGGTTTGGCGTTTCTGACATCACGTGTTCCTGAAGAAAAGAGCCTCGGGAAGGTGATAGGTAGTGGGCCGGGGAAGAGGATTGGGCGATTAGCTCAGCTTTGGTTAGAGCGCTTGCTTGACATGCAAGAGGTCACAGGTTCGAGTCCTGTATCGCCCACCATTTGAACAGGAGGTATTTCTGTCTTCTTCTGGTTTCGGTTGTAGAATCGAATGAAAAACATAGAAGTAAAACTTCCCGGCGGAGTCGTCAAACAATACCCGACCGGGATTAGATTGTCTCAAGTCCTGAACGAGCTTGGCGGCGACCTGAACGGGAGAGCTCTTGCGGCAGCCGTGAATGGTGAGGTGACAGACCTGTCCAGGGAGCTTCAGGATGATTCGCAGGTTCGCTTCTTCGCCTTTGACTGCGAAGAAGGGAAGGCTGCATATTGGCACAGCACGTCTCATATTATGGCGCAGGCGGTCAAGGAACTCTTTCCTGAGGCAAAGCTGGGGATAGGCCCTCCCATTTCTGAGGGGTTCTATTACGATTTTGATGTGGAGAAACCGTTTTCGACGGAAGACCTCAAGAAAATCGAAAAAAGGATGCACGAGATTGCAAAGGAGGATCTACCATTCCAGAGGAGAGAGGTGAGCAAGGAGGAAGCCCGAGCTTTGTTCAAAGAGAAGAATGAGCCCTACAAGATCGAGCTGCTCGAAGGCTTAGAAGGACAGGTTTCACTCTACGAACATGACGATTTCGTTGACCTGTGCAAGGGACCTCATGTCCCATCAACAGGAAGGATAAAGTCTTTCCAGCTCCTGTCAGCTGCCGGAGCTTACTGGCGTGGAGATGAAGCAAACAAGATGTTACAGAGAATCTACGGCATCGCATTTGAGAATGAAGAGGATTTGCAGAAGCACATCGAGCTTCTGGAAGAGGCGAAGAAGAGAGATCACAGAAGGCTTGGCACGGAACTAGACCTCTTCTCAATCCATGAGGAGACGGGAGCCGGGCTCGTCTACTGGCACCCTAAAGGTGCACTCATTCTTGAGTTGATAAGGGATTTCTGGAGGGAGGAGCACTGGAAGAGAGGGTATCAACTCGTCTCCACTCCTCACATAGCAAGTGGCAGGCTGTGGCGTTCCTCAGGCCATCTCGATTTTTTTGGAGAGAACATGTACGTGTTTGATGTGGATGAAGTGCCCTATGCTTTGAAACCCATGAACTGCCCCATGCACGTGGTCATATACAAGACCAGGGTGAGAAGCTACAGGGATCTCCCTCTAAGGTTTGCTGAGCTGGGGACTGTTTACAGGAAAGAGAAGTCTGGAGTTCTCCACGGCACATTGAGGGTGAGAGGGTTCACTCAGGATGACGCGCACATCTTCTGCATGCCCGAGCAGCTTGTGGAGGAACTTGTCGGGGTGGTGGAGCTTGCAAAGTACATGATGTCCTCGTTCGGGTTCAAAGAGTACAAGGTGAATCTCTCTGTCAGGGACCTGGCACAGAAGGAAAAGTATATGGGAAGCGACGAGGATTGGAAGAAGGCAGAATCTGCTTTGATAGAAGCTCTTAAGAAGGCAGACCTGCCCTATCACAGGGCTGAGGGAGAGGCCATTTTCTATGGACCAAAGATAGACATAGACTTGCTCGATGCTCTTGGGCGGCACTGGCAGGCGACGACAATTCAATTCGATTTCAATCTTCCCGAGCGGTTTGGCATAACCTATATGGGAAAGGACGGAAAAGAGCATACTCCCTACATGATCCACAGGGCCATACTGGGCGCGCTTGAGCGGTTCGTCGGAACCCTGCTGGAACACTATGCTGGCGCTCTACCTGTCTGGCTTTCGCCAGTCCAGGCGAAAGTAATGTCCATAACTGACGGGCAAGCCTCTTACGCTAATTCTGTTTCTGAGAGGCTGAAGAGCGAAGGGTTAAGGGTTGAACCTGATGTGAGAAACGAAAAGATTGGCCACAAGATCAGAGAGGGAGAAAAGGAGAAAATTCCATACATGCTCATAGTTGGCAAGAAGGAGGTTGAAACCGGGAAGGTTTCCCTGAGGAGGCGGCACGAAGGGGTTAAGGGCGTGATGAGTGTTGAAGAGTTCTTGAAACTTGCCGGTGAAGAGATTTCCAGCAAAGTCTAAGGGAGGTGATATAATAATTGGAGAAGCCAAGGGTCAATGAAAGGATAAGGGTTCCCAAGGTGAGAGTGGTAGGGGCGGATGGGGTACAGATAGGGATAATTGATACCAAAGACGCGATGGCAAGAGCAAGGGAGGCAGGGCTTGATCTGGTTGAGGTAGCACCAGTTGCCGAACCTCCCGTCTGTAAGATAATGGATTTTGGGAAGTACAAGTACGAGGAAGCCAAGAAGGAGAGGGCGGCGAAAAGGAAAGCGCACGCATTCCATCTGAAAGAATTGACCTTAAGGCCCAAGATTGAGGAACACGACTATCAGGTGAAACTGAAACATTTGCGCAGCTTCCTGACAGCACACAGCAAGGTTAAGATAACCTTGAAGTTTAGAGGGAGGGAGATGGCGCATCTCGATCTCGGGAAGAAGGTGCTTGACAGACTCGTCAAGGATTCAGAAGATCTCGGTTCTGTTGAGCATCCACTCAAGGTTGAAGGCAAGCGCATGATTATTGTATTGGCTCCGAAGATGCAGAAGAAATAGGATGGACACATGCCAAAGTTGAAAACGAGAAGATCTGTAGCAAAGAGGCTGAAGAAGACTGCAAAAGGGAAGTTCAAGCGTCAGAAGGCCTATCATAGCCACATCTTGACCAAGAAGACGAGGGCCAGGAAGAGAAGCCTGAGAAAGAAGACAATTGTGAAGGGACCTGAGAAGAAGAAGCTCAAAAGAATGGTGCCCTTCATAGGAAAATAAGGAGGAGAAACTTGGCCAGGGTTAGGAAAGGCCCGGCCGCCAAAGCAAGAAAAAAAAGGTGGCTGAAGGCAGCAAAAGGATACTGGGGAGGCAGAAGCAGACTCTACAGGACTGCTCGAGAAGCAGTGATGAAGTCGTGGTCCTATTCGTACAGAGATAGGAAGAAGAAGAAGGGTGATTTCAGGCGGTTGTGGATAATCAGGATAAACGCCGCGGCGAGGGAGCACGACTTATCATACAGTGCATTCATGTATGGTCTCAAGAAGGCGAACATTGCTCTTGATAGAAAGTCGCTGGCCGACATAGCAGTCAACGACACCAAAGGCTTCGCCAAACTGGCAGAGTTGGCAAAGAGCGGAGAATGACTTAACCGCTGTACGCCATACGCTGTACGACCCGTCAGACTGTCAGTTCTCAGCTGTCAGTCGTCAGCGAATCATTCGAAATTACGAAATCCCTTACAACCCTTCCCCGCACCTTCGAAATTAGGAAATTGAAAACCGTTTCACCCTCTCCTTAATCCTCTCCCTTGACACAGGGAGAGAAACGGATGGGGTCGGACGAAACTAGAAAATTGCCCCCTGGCATCCCCTTGGGGAAATGAAAGCGTCTAGTTGCATTTTCGATTTTCGGAGGGGGGGAGCAAGGCGAAGGGGAATTTCCGGAGCGAGGTCGGTAGGGTCGGGAATTTCGCAATTTCGTGGTTTGTGATTGGCACGGGGACTTCGTGAAATGGGGGCTCGTGAAACGGGGCGGGCCCCGTGTATCTCACTACATGAGAAACGGGGCAGGCAGGTGTAAACTCACAAACTTCTTGTGATTTCGTTGTTGTAGGGGCGCGGTCGCCGCGCCCTTTAGTTTGGGCAGGGAGACCCTGCCCCTACAAAGTCTCAAACCATGGGGACCTCGTGAAATGGGGGCTCGTGAAACGGGGCAGGCCCCGTGTATCTCACTACGTGAGAAACGGGGGGCCGTGAAACGCCCCAGGCAGGCAGGATGCACATGGACTTCTGTACTTTTTGGTTTCGGGGAACTGGCACTTCCTTCCGTTTGTTTTTCCATTCCTCCCTCAATTAGGTCTTTGTACTTCGCAATTCGTCCTTCGTACTTCAAGTAGCATGGTTCTGAAGTTCGTTACTGCTTATGACTAAATGAGTTACAGTCTGTCAGTTAATATTTCAAAAAAGGTGTTGACACATAGGTTGCTCAGTGATAAAATGCTTTTGACAAATGAGGTTATGGGCTGGGATCTGGCCGGCTGCTGTGCTTCTTCTCATTGCCAGCGGGTGCGGCCGTGGTTTTGAGACGCCCCATTGGCGCGTCGGACAGTGGGTTAGATACAGCGTTACCTCAAGTGGCGAGACCTGGCAGCTTGAGTACGCTCTGGTCGGCGAAGAGAAAGACGGAGAGTCCCAGCTGTTCTGGCTGGAGACGAGAAGGTTTGACGGGAAAGATACGCTCTTTGTAAAGTGGCTTGTTCCCGCCGGGCTCAACGGCCCAGCAGAGAGGGTCCTGGTCGGTGAAGGAACTTCTGCAGGTGTCATGGTAGATGGCCCAGGCCTGCCCCAGCAATCTGAAGGGGGAAGGTCTTCTGGTGGCCAAAGTCTGGCTGTTCTGGAGAGTGTGGAAACGCCGGCCGGCCCGTTTTTATCGGAGAGGTATGCAAAACCTTCCGGCCTGGTCTGGCTAAGCCCCAAGGTGCCTATCTTCGGGGTGGTCAGGTCAAAAGGTGAGGAAGGTGAGCTGATGTTGGTTGCATATGGACTGAAAGGAGCGACCAGCAAATTGACAGAGGCGCCCGGTATGATGACCATTCCCTGATAGGAGGGTCTGGAAGTGGATTCGGAGATAAAAGACATTGACATACTGGAGAAGAGGATCGGGGGCGCCGTAAAATTGATAGATGGTTTGAAGAAAAGGGAGGATGATCTAAAGAACAGATTGCGGATCCTCGAGGATGAGAACAGACTCCTCAAGGATCAAAGCAAGAGCCTTTCAAGAGGTCGTGAAGAAGCAAGAGTTAAAGTGCAGGCTCTGCTCGAAAAGCTGAAGCTTGCAGAGGAGTAGGTGTTGGTCACAGCAGTGAACATTAGCAGTTGTATAGTTGTTTCCGGTTTATCCAAGGAACACTCGCTGCGGGGTGGATGAAGATGCAAGATGAAAAGGAAAAGCCAGTAAGTGTAAGAATCATGGATAGTGAATACTCAGTCAGTGGAAGTGTGGACGAGGAGTACACTAAAGAGATTGCCAGATACGTTGATGAGAAGATGCGGCAGATTGCGAGTAAGCATCCCTATCCATCCTCGGCAAAAGTGGCAATACTGGCGGCTCTCAACATTGCAGATGAGCTGTTTGATGAAAAGAAAGCCAGGTCACAGCTTAAAGAAGAGCTGTCAAGGAGAGCCAGAGTAATGGCGCAGGCGCTTGAGCAGAGGCTCTCTACTGCTCCTTGATATACTGGATTTAAGAAGCATTCTATACAGAAGTTCCCTGTCGTGTTCGTGACGGGTGAATTGAAAATGAGCCAACACCTGACTCTAGGGAGCTCACATTCGAATGCGTAGGGCAGACCGCTCTGTGCGGAAGCGCGAAACAATCGAGAGGGCACCCACCTTGGAGAAAGGTTCATATCACTTCACTTGGCGGCACTGAGGCAGGGAACTTTTCTGTTTAACATGGAAGAGAAGATAGATCTTTTTGAGGAAGAAAGTGGTGGTCGGACCAGAGCTCCTCTGGCCGCAAGAATGAGGCCCAGAAATCTTGATGAGTTCGTAGGACAGTCTCACATCCTTGGTAAGGGCAAGCTGTTAAGGAGAATGATAGAGGCTGACCGACTCAGTTCGCTCATTCTTTATGGCCCTCCTGGATGCGGCAAGAGTTCCCTTGCCTACGCCATAACGGACATGACCACATCCCACATCAAGAGAATCAACGCGACCACCTCTGGCGCGTCTGAAATCAGGGCAATCTGCACGATGGCGGAGCGGCGAAGGACCGTACTTCTGGTTGATGAGATAAGCCACTTCAACAAGCTCCAGCAGGACGGCCTTCTGGCTGCGGTGGAGGAAGGAAATGTGATACTGATAGGTACCACTGTGTACAACCCTTTCTTCTCCATCATTCCGGCACTCAACTCCAGGTCGCACATATTTGAGCTGAAGCCTCTGTCCGTTGATGAGATAAAGGAGCTTATCAAGCGCGCTATCAATGACAAGGAGAGGGGTCTGGGGGAATACAGAACAGGAATGGCCGATGACGCATTGAACCACCTGGCAAGGTTTTCGGGCGGCGATGCGAGAAAGGCGTTGAATGCGCTAGAGATCGGCGCACTGTCCACCTCTGCTGTAAACGGTGTGGTGGAGTTTACGCTCGAGGTGGCAGAGGACTCTATGCAGAAGATGTTCTTTCGCTACGACACGGATGAACACTACGACACGATTTCTGCTTTCATAAAATCGATGCGCGGTTCGGATCCAGATGCCTCCCTCTACTGGCTGGCCAAGATGATAGCCTGCGGCGAGGATCCCAGGTTCATAGCAAGAAGAATCTGCATCTGCGCATCAGAGGATGTCGGTAACGCAGACCCGATGGCAACTGTTCTGGCCTCCGCAGCCCTGCACATTGTGGAAACAATAGGTCTGCCTGAAGCAGGAATAACGCTAGCCCAGGCTACCACGTACGTTGCGAGCGCTCCAAAAAGCAACGCATCCTACGTGGGCTACAGGGAGGCCACAACAGACGTGGAAAGTTCAAGGACGATGGAGGTTCCTCAAAACCTGAAGGAGGCAGGATACTCTGGAGCTCGAAGGCTGAAGAGGGGAGAGAGCTACAGGTATCCGCACGCCGCCTCAACGGGTTTTGTCGAACAGGAGTACACCCCAGAGAAGAGAACCTACTATCGTCCGACAGATAGAGGATATGAAAAAAAGATTCAAGAGTATCTTCGAAATCTACGGGCAGAAGAGTGAGATGGAGACGAGTCGTGTACCCTTTGGCTCATCAGTCTCACAAAACTCTGCCTGAAACGGGGGGGTGATAGGTGTGGACATAAGTCTTCTTTCAGTACTTACAAGTATGGGAATTGCGGCACTATTTTTCATTCTGGGTTTCTTTGTAAACAGGAAGATCGGCGAGCTGAAGCTGTACAATGCAAAGAAGATGGCTGGGAACATCGTTGAGGAGGCGAAGAAAGAGGCAGAGAGCTATAAGAGGGAGGCAGCCCTTGAGGCCAGAGACAAGATGTACAAGGCCAAGTTGGGATTTGAAAAGGACACTGCAAAGAAAAAGAGAGAGTTGCAGAATATTGAAAGGAAGCTCGCCGACAGAGAGAGCAATGTCGAACGCAAGAGCGACCTGCTTGCCAGAAAAGAGAGGGAGACGCAGAGAAGAGAGAGGGATCTTGCCCTCAAAGAGAGGACTGTGAAGGCGAAGGATGAAAGGTACAAGCAGCTTCTGGAAGAAGAGAATGCAAAATTGGAGAGGATAGCGGGGATGACTGCAGAGCAAGCCAAGCAGAGATTGATGGCAAACCTGGAGGCGCAAGCGAGGTATGAAGCTGCACAGATGATCAAAGAGATAAAGGACAAGGCAAGGGAGTCTGCGGAAGGGGACGCAAAGGAGATAATCACTTCTGCCATCCAACGGTGTGCAACCGACCACGTGGTCGAGTCGACTGTCTCGGTTGTCTCCTTGCCAAACGAAGAGATGAAAGGAAGAATCATCGGGAGAGAAGGGAGAAACATCAGGGCTTTCGAGACTGCAACCGGTATTGAGGTCATAATAGATGACACCCCTGAAGCTGTCTCCCTGTCCGGGTTTGATCCGGTACGAAGAGAAACTGCAAGACTGGCGCTGGAGACTCTGGTCGCAGATGGACGCATACATCCTGCAAGGATAGAAGAGATAGTGGCCAAGACGGAAAAGCAGGTTGAGGAATTGATAGACAAGACCGGAGAGGAAACGCTGCTGGAAATGGGGATCCCGGATGCCCATCCCGAGGTTGCCAGGCTTCTGGGGAGGCTGAAATACAGGACAAGTTATGGACAGAATGTTCTTCAGCACTCCAAGGAGGTAGCTTATATATGTGGCCTGATGGCGGGTGAACTCGATTTCGATGGCGCTATTGCCAGAAGGGCTGGTTTGCTGCATGATCTGGGAAAGGCCGTTGACCAGAGCCATGAGGGGACACACGCAAAGATTGGTGCAGAGCTTGCCAGGAAGTATGGAGAAAGTGATCTGATAATCAATGCGATACTCGCTCATCATGAGGACACAGAGCCCACGTCAGCGATAGCCACACTGGTTGCGGCTGCGGATGCTGTCTCAGGAGCACGTCCGGGAGCAAGGAGGGAGACGCTAGAGGCCTACATCAAGAGGCTCGAAAAGCTGGAGGAGATAGCGAACTCCTTCAGAGGTGTGGATAATGCTTACGCAATTCAGGCTGGTAGAGAGATAAGAATAATCGTTCAGCCTGAGGAGATATCCGATGTGCAGGCCGGGGAGCTTTCTTCGATGATTGCAAAGAGGATTGAAGCTGAACTGAAGTATCCTGGCCAGATAAAGGTGACGGTAATAAGAGAGATGAGGGCTGTTGGATACGCCAAGTAGTCAACGCGACAAAGGTGATCTGGTGCGTCTTCTCTTCATAGGCGATATCTTCGGAAGGCCCGGTCGCAAAATGGCTCAAGCTGCGGTTCCATTGATCAGGGAGAAGGAGTCAGTGGACCTTGTGGTGGCTAACGCGGAGAATGCCGCTGGGGGAAATGGGCTGACGAAAAAGGTTGTGGAGGAGCTTTATTCTGCGGGGATAGACTGTCTTACCAGTGGTAACCACCACTGGGATAAACGAGAGATACTCGAGTACGTGCAGGACGATGGAAGACTGCTACGACCTCTCAACTACCCTCCGGGTACCCCTGGCCAGGGATCTGTCGTACTGAATCTTGATTCAGGCAGAACCTGCGGAATTGTGTCCCTGGTAGGCCGCCTGTTCATGAAATCTGTCGATTGCCCGTTCAGGGCCGCAGAGGAGGAAGCGGCAAGGATGATGAAGTTGACCAGCACCGTAGTCGTCGATTTCCATGCCGAAGCTACCGCGGAGAAACAAGCGCTGGGCCACTACATGGATGGAAAAGTCTCTGCAGTGCTGGGTACCCACACCCATGTCCAGACCGCGGACGAGAGGATTCTGCCCGGGGGAACAGCCTACATTACGGATGTGGGTATGACAGGTCCGTTCGACTCATGTATTGGCATAAGAAAGGACCAGGCGATCGAGAAGTTTCTCCGTCAGCTTCCAAGGAAGTTTGATGTGGCAAAGAGAGATGTTAGACTGAATGGTGTCATAATTGACCTGGGCGATGATGGGAAAGCCCGAGCAATAAGAAGATTCGAAATGTGCTGGGACGAGGTTGTCAATGTCGGCGACGATAATAAGCGGGACTGAACTGGCTCAAAGCCTGAGAAAAGAGATAAGTGTAGAGGCGGAGACACTCTCTCAAAGAGGGATAACACCCGGACTGGGAGTCGTACTGGTCGGCGATGATCCTGCCTCAATATCCTACGTTAGGGGGAAAGAGAAGGCATGCGCGCAGGTGGGCATCTATACTGAGACTTTGAGGATGGCTGCCGAGACCAGCCAGGAAACTGTTCTGGGAACTCTCGCAGAGATGAATCAGAACAGCAAGTTCCACGGTATTCTGGTTCAGCTTCCCTTACCCAGCCACATAGATGAGATGCGTGTCATCGAATCGATTCTGCCACTGAAAGATGTTGATGGATTCCATCCAGCAAATCTGGGGAGGCTGATGATAGGTAAGCCGAGATTCAAACCGGCAACCCCGGCAGGGATAGTTGAACTTCTGCTTCGCAGTGGGAACAGCCCGGAAGGGAAATCCGTGGTGATAGTTGGAAGGAGCAACATCGTTGGCAAGCCGCTTGCGAATCTTCTCATCCAGAAGTGTGAGGGCGGGAATGCCACAGTAACTATCTGCCATACCAAGACTCAGAATTTGGGTTCATATACTTCCCGGGCTGACATACTGGTGGTTGCAGCCGGGAAGCCGAACACAGTTTCTGGCAGCATGATAAAGTCAGGTGCTGTCGTAATTGACGTAGGCGTAAACCGCGTTCCAGACTCATCTAAGAAAAAAGGATACAGACTTGTCGGTGATGTGGATTTCGAATCTGCCAAGGAAGTTGCCAGAGCGATAACCCCTGTGCCGGGTGGAATAGGTCCGATGACAATTACCATGCTTCTTAAGAATACTGTACATGCAGCGAAACTGCAGGCAAGAGAACTGACCGAGACCAACAGCGAACGGAAAGAATAGACGGTATTGCAGTATAAAGATGGTATTTTCGAGGGGTGTCTTTTGGGTGCTGAGAAGGTCTACAAGGTAAGTGAGATAACCAGGCAGCTCAGGAGTCTGCTTGAAGACGCCTTCCCCGAGGTTTGGGTGGTGGGTGAAGTGAGCAATTTCAAACCACATTCTTCTGGTCATATCTACTTCTCCCTGAAAGATGAGGCTAGTGAACTGAAATGTGTCATGTTCAGGAGAGACGCAGAGTCCTTGAGCTTCACCCCTATTGATGGCATGAAGGTGAAGTCGTTAGGCCGCATAACAGTATATGAGAAGAGGGGTTTCTACCAGTTGCAGGTTCTCTTCCTCATGCCTGCTGGGGTTGGAGAGCTGGCCCTGGCCTTCGAAAAGATGAAGGCGAGGCTCCAGGCAGAGGGCCTCTTTGATGAGGAAAAGAAGAAGAGTCTGCCTCCGTTTCCTGCCCGCATCGGTGTGGTAACCTCTTCCACAGGTGCTGCCCTGAGAGACATATTGAACATCCTCAGGAGAAGGTGGCCCTTCCTGACAGTCGTTCTCCGCCCAGCAAGAGTGCAGGGGGAGGGTGCATCAGCGGACATTGCAGAGGCAATTGACGATCTGAATGAGTACGGAGAAGTGGACCTGATCATAGTGGGGAGAGGAGGAGGTTCAATAGAAGACCTCTGGGCATTCAACGAGGAAGTTGTGGCAAGAGCCATTAACCGATCAACGAAACCTGTTGTCTCTGCTGTTGGTCATGAGGTAGACTATACGATTGCCGATTTCGTTGCTGACCTGAGAGCCCCCACTCCTTCGGCAGCCGCAGAAATAGTCGTCCCGAACAAACGGGAGATCCTCTCGCAACTGGATAGTCTTGTCAAAAGAGGCACGCGAGCCTCTTTTGCACGGATTAGTGACCTGAAAAGGAAACTCCAGGCACTGGCCAGAAGTTATGGATTGAGGAGGCCTCAGGATTTGGTCATGGAGAGCTGGCAGAGTCTGGATGAACTACAGAGGAGAGGTTCCACGGCCATCAGACACCGGCTTGAGATTCTGGGCGGGAAGATCTCCGCACTGGAGGCGAGGTTGAAAAGTGCCGGACCTGAAGCGACCCTTTCCAGAGGCTACTGCATATGCCTCAAACTTCCACAGAAGGAATTGGTGAGAAATTCCTCAGTACTGAGCAAGAGCGATGGTGTCTCTTTGAAATTCGCTGAGGGGAGCGCGAAATGTATTGTTGAAGAGGTGGGGGCCTGAGAAATGCGCGATTTGACCTTTGAAGATGCAATGAACAGGCTGGAGGAGATCGTTGCAGAAATAGAGTCCGGGGAAGTTGGTCTTGACCGCTCGATAGAGCTGTGCGAGGAAGCGTCCAGACTGGTGAAAACTCTGAAGAAAAGGCTGACCGATGCGGAGCTAAAGGTGAAAGAACTGACAAGGGATGAACAGGGCGAACTGAAGGTTGATGAAGAAAAGGAGGAGGGGGGGTGTTAGCCTTCTACGACCAGTACAGGGCCATCATCCTTCCCATCGTGTGTGGTCTGGTTGCTCAACTTTCAAAAGTT
This sequence is a window from candidate division TA06 bacterium. Protein-coding genes within it:
- a CDS encoding translation initiation factor IF-3; the encoded protein is MEKPRVNERIRVPKVRVVGADGVQIGIIDTKDAMARAREAGLDLVEVAPVAEPPVCKIMDFGKYKYEEAKKERAAKRKAHAFHLKELTLRPKIEEHDYQVKLKHLRSFLTAHSKVKITLKFRGREMAHLDLGKKVLDRLVKDSEDLGSVEHPLKVEGKRMIIVLAPKMQKK
- the rny gene encoding ribonuclease Y, with the translated sequence MDISLLSVLTSMGIAALFFILGFFVNRKIGELKLYNAKKMAGNIVEEAKKEAESYKREAALEARDKMYKAKLGFEKDTAKKKRELQNIERKLADRESNVERKSDLLARKERETQRRERDLALKERTVKAKDERYKQLLEEENAKLERIAGMTAEQAKQRLMANLEAQARYEAAQMIKEIKDKARESAEGDAKEIITSAIQRCATDHVVESTVSVVSLPNEEMKGRIIGREGRNIRAFETATGIEVIIDDTPEAVSLSGFDPVRRETARLALETLVADGRIHPARIEEIVAKTEKQVEELIDKTGEETLLEMGIPDAHPEVARLLGRLKYRTSYGQNVLQHSKEVAYICGLMAGELDFDGAIARRAGLLHDLGKAVDQSHEGTHAKIGAELARKYGESDLIINAILAHHEDTEPTSAIATLVAAADAVSGARPGARRETLEAYIKRLEKLEEIANSFRGVDNAYAIQAGREIRIIVQPEEISDVQAGELSSMIAKRIEAELKYPGQIKVTVIREMRAVGYAK
- the rplT gene encoding 50S ribosomal protein L20 is translated as MARVRKGPAAKARKKRWLKAAKGYWGGRSRLYRTAREAVMKSWSYSYRDRKKKKGDFRRLWIIRINAAAREHDLSYSAFMYGLKKANIALDRKSLADIAVNDTKGFAKLAELAKSGE
- a CDS encoding cell division protein ZapB, encoding MDSEIKDIDILEKRIGGAVKLIDGLKKREDDLKNRLRILEDENRLLKDQSKSLSRGREEARVKVQALLEKLKLAEE
- a CDS encoding replication-associated recombination protein A, whose translation is MEEKIDLFEEESGGRTRAPLAARMRPRNLDEFVGQSHILGKGKLLRRMIEADRLSSLILYGPPGCGKSSLAYAITDMTTSHIKRINATTSGASEIRAICTMAERRRTVLLVDEISHFNKLQQDGLLAAVEEGNVILIGTTVYNPFFSIIPALNSRSHIFELKPLSVDEIKELIKRAINDKERGLGEYRTGMADDALNHLARFSGGDARKALNALEIGALSTSAVNGVVEFTLEVAEDSMQKMFFRYDTDEHYDTISAFIKSMRGSDPDASLYWLAKMIACGEDPRFIARRICICASEDVGNADPMATVLASAALHIVETIGLPEAGITLAQATTYVASAPKSNASYVGYREATTDVESSRTMEVPQNLKEAGYSGARRLKRGESYRYPHAASTGFVEQEYTPEKRTYYRPTDRGYEKKIQEYLRNLRAEE
- a CDS encoding tetratricopeptide repeat protein — translated: MPAGLPKYIETFNLQFEQMKEALKVAESEKDKEYVKGQIQELYRLIEMHVQSLRRIQRLIKEFAAREKVPSSADSGPEPKPEMDEKSRGELTSFLKSLKISETDLQTLRQRGWEMITAGDWDDALSALTRTVELAPDDVRSLVLLGWAYSGKEMYEKAEEIHAHVLEREPEHAMALVNLGYISLKRCNYRDAIQFLSKVMKQDSDSTALIYAHYYMGLVYMERKMLEDAVGFLKKTVEMAPNLLEAYYNLGLVYERLGESEKAVNIWQDIVAIDPGDKWAQMAGKQLESVGDSNPEPEESKQGEFSP
- a CDS encoding TIGR00282 family metallophosphoesterase — encoded protein: MRLLFIGDIFGRPGRKMAQAAVPLIREKESVDLVVANAENAAGGNGLTKKVVEELYSAGIDCLTSGNHHWDKREILEYVQDDGRLLRPLNYPPGTPGQGSVVLNLDSGRTCGIVSLVGRLFMKSVDCPFRAAEEEAARMMKLTSTVVVDFHAEATAEKQALGHYMDGKVSAVLGTHTHVQTADERILPGGTAYITDVGMTGPFDSCIGIRKDQAIEKFLRQLPRKFDVAKRDVRLNGVIIDLGDDGKARAIRRFEMCWDEVVNVGDDNKRD
- the rpmI gene encoding 50S ribosomal protein L35; the encoded protein is MPKLKTRRSVAKRLKKTAKGKFKRQKAYHSHILTKKTRARKRSLRKKTIVKGPEKKKLKRMVPFIGK
- a CDS encoding cell division protein ZapA, which encodes MKMQDEKEKPVSVRIMDSEYSVSGSVDEEYTKEIARYVDEKMRQIASKHPYPSSAKVAILAALNIADELFDEKKARSQLKEELSRRARVMAQALEQRLSTAP
- the thrS gene encoding threonine--tRNA ligase, producing the protein MKNIEVKLPGGVVKQYPTGIRLSQVLNELGGDLNGRALAAAVNGEVTDLSRELQDDSQVRFFAFDCEEGKAAYWHSTSHIMAQAVKELFPEAKLGIGPPISEGFYYDFDVEKPFSTEDLKKIEKRMHEIAKEDLPFQRREVSKEEARALFKEKNEPYKIELLEGLEGQVSLYEHDDFVDLCKGPHVPSTGRIKSFQLLSAAGAYWRGDEANKMLQRIYGIAFENEEDLQKHIELLEEAKKRDHRRLGTELDLFSIHEETGAGLVYWHPKGALILELIRDFWREEHWKRGYQLVSTPHIASGRLWRSSGHLDFFGENMYVFDVDEVPYALKPMNCPMHVVIYKTRVRSYRDLPLRFAELGTVYRKEKSGVLHGTLRVRGFTQDDAHIFCMPEQLVEELVGVVELAKYMMSSFGFKEYKVNLSVRDLAQKEKYMGSDEDWKKAESALIEALKKADLPYHRAEGEAIFYGPKIDIDLLDALGRHWQATTIQFDFNLPERFGITYMGKDGKEHTPYMIHRAILGALERFVGTLLEHYAGALPVWLSPVQAKVMSITDGQASYANSVSERLKSEGLRVEPDVRNEKIGHKIREGEKEKIPYMLIVGKKEVETGKVSLRRRHEGVKGVMSVEEFLKLAGEEISSKV